GGTGACCGGGTTGCGAGTTAAGCAGGATGATCCACCTGCCAGGGTTCGAGCGGGTAGGAAGGCGCAGAGGACGACAGTTTCACAGCCGGTGCACGCAAAGCGACACGCGCCAGAATttcaccaccaccaccaccaccaccaccccCATGCACCGACACACAGGTAGCAAAACCCACATCACCGTCACCCAACCGTGTATATATGTTAGTGGGCGCGACTGTTCGCATGGACCAATTCGAGATACTACgatcttttaattatcttaattTTGGGGGGTGAGGGACAAACAGTGAAAAGAATAATCGAGAAGTTAGACAATGTTCggatatttaaatttgcaGATTTTTGAATTGCTAGATATTCGAATCTTACggcttttgaaattttgaatttttcaatctccgaatttctagatttttgaatctttaaatattgaaatccttgaatttttcaatctcTGAATATTGGAATCCTTGTGAACACCtaaatctttatatttttaaatccttGAATTAAATCAGTTGTgtcttgaaataatttttcaatattcaaattttaaaatttctgaaaaatatgaaatataattggaATAGTAACGCGAGTGTCTGAAATTTGTCCATGCGAAGAGGAACGAGTAcgaacataatataaaaccaAGAGTATTGTACTATGTTACGTTTGTGTGATATAAAGCAAGCAAAAGCAAAGAAAGTTACGGAGCAACGGAAGAAAACACAAAGTatcaagattaaaaaaaacaaTGGAAAGAAAAACTGCAGTTCTCAAACTGTTCCACGAGTAAGAACGCACTATGAACAATTCGAAATTCATTGATGATGTGTGAAGCATTGTAAAAAGACTAAACAGACACATATGATTTCAAGTTACTTTTCTCTCTAGAAATcaattctaataataaaaaaaaaccacTTAAAAGAATAACATctctattatataaaaatttcacacattaaaataaaaaaaaaaagataacagggtaaaacaaaatattttcaaaacatGTCATATATTAAACAACTCCGTGGTTGCCATCCGATTGCGTGAAAAATCGATGAGAAACAGATTATTTGTCGCAAGCAGAGAGGTATGTTACGGTGTTTAACCAAAAAATTAAAGGATTGAAAATGGTGCGACTAACTCAAAATATGTGTTTCTAGTTTCGCAGCAGGCCCTGTgactcgttaaaaaaaaaaagtactttaatcaaaaaattatCACAGTTCACGCtttacgaaatatatattgtacatattaaGAACTTCTGGAATGACTACGAACTTCTACActtcaaaaaaaaagaaagagagaaaaagggtAGAAAATTAAATCCAGTTATGctaaatgaaattctaaaaaaaacactaattaatataattttatgcgAAATTTCATGTTTGGAAACTTGATTTGCATTAATAATCACGTCATTGCACGATCgagattcataaaaattttttataaaaaggtAAGTACATGGTACATGCATACGCGcacataataattttgtttttacatCTATCCTCTattcttaaaaaatgaaaaaaaaagatattctgCGTATATCCTTTCTCAAATTAATGTTAACGATTTTTCTGCCTCCTATTTGCATCTTTGTCGAACTCCACTAACGACTTAACGCGAAACAGTTTATACGCGTTCGATTGAACTATTAATTCTTGCAATTCGATCGATAATGTAAATCAAGCTAAGAACGATATTTCCCGAAACAGATCACGATCAtccgtaattaaaaaaaaaaaaaaaaaaaaaataataacgtGTAGGATGAGTGTCGTGTCATCTACTTGAATATGTCTTTTTTACACACTTACGAAATCGTTTGATTCTCCTAAAAGCTGCTTGCGAACAATTCAAGAGGATGACTTGGTAAAAGCCATGGATTAGTCacagaaaataagaaagaaaaataataataacaatgttCGTTCGTGTCTCGCTAGCTCCACAATAAAAAGATCAATAGCGATTTTTCCGTTGAAATTTGTTCATTCGATCGATTTAATGGAACAAAAGAAACCGAACGGAATTTCAAAGAACGCGTGAAACTCGACAGAAGTGTCCTTAATTTGAAAGGAATTTCAGACAGAATCGGCGTGGTGCGAAAGTTAATATCGAAAAGAGCCTGCGACACACAGACACATATTTCAAGGTAGCTCGAATACAGTGCGAGTTTAAGTATATATTTGTAGTTCCAGCGATTGCACGCTTGTCACAGTAGCAATCTGTTAAAAACTCAACGAAAACtaataaacaaaaagaaagaaataaaaatcgaaaattatatattactcgAGTGATATACAGTACGCAAGAAACTAAATCGTCTCAAGAAAAAGCTTCGATACCAAGAAAGTAACGcttgagaaaaaagaaagaattcatCCCACGTTTACGACGTGAAGGTAATTGTGCTGTACTGACGATTTAAATATAGCTTGTTCAAAATAAATTGACTGCGCAAGGCTGCCACCACCATACACCATTCATAGTAGTGCTTGGTTAACTGGTCGCGTGTTGGCAACTTATCTGCTCAATTATCGAGAgagatataatatttccaaaatattcTCTTAGTTCAATGCAATTGAGACACCGTTACCTaagagattttttattttttttatttcactgcTGGAGATATCGACAAGTTAACGCTGCACTGCTATAATACTTAGCGTTAGAACTACCAGAATGGCCAAAATTACCAATTTCTGATTCTTCGTAGACACGTTATAGGCTTCTagaaattctttcattttaatttcaatgataCGAATTTCACACTTTGGTCATCGGTGGTTCTAACGTTAAACCTTCCCTTGCTGCTTAACAATTCTCAAATGACAAATTACAGAAGCGAGTGCTCGATAGCAAGCAGTCAATTCATTTCGTACAAAAACAACTAAATTACCGAATACAAAGAATCATTTGCAATAGCGAACACTAGTGGCAGAACTCGTAGCCGCGTTCCATCGCGCTCGCACCGTACACCAGTTCACCTGACCAGAGAGACAGTAAATCCTTTTTGTTTCCACATATAGTGGGGGTGTCGTAGGAGGAGGGCGGGTGTTGTGGATGCGTTTTCGAGAAAGGAGAATTTGCACCTTACCTGTGACATCGTTGGTCAAATTGTTGCCATTGCTGGCCGCGTATCCGTTGAGAACGCCCGCGATCGAGTCCGTACTTCCGGTGCTCTTCGCGGGCGATGTTGCGGCGCCTGATGACACCGATGAGGACGTCGACTCCCCGCTGAGGGAGATATTGCTGCGCATGTGATTTTTCGCGTTTGGGGTGGTGGGTGGGGCATCGGGAGGGCCAAACAGGCGATTGTATGAATCATTACCGGGCTTGTTGCGCGGCGTTTCGTTGCTGTTGCTGTTCGGTGCATCGCCGAACAGCGCCGAGCCCAGTTGCGACTGGTTGTGGTTCTTCACGCGGCGGGGGCTAGTCTCTTCAGGGGCCGCGCCGAAAATGTCGCTGCTTCCGCCACCAGGAGGTTTCAATACCCTGAAACAATGGAACAATGCGAACATTAGATTTATCGATTTCAAAGATGCCTGGTGCAGGTATAGTTTTGATATTGGTCTTCAATCCTTAAGCATCAAAGTACATCAAAGATAAACCAAATTATTAAGTTCATGATCAGGAAAGAAGGATCGAAGAGTTCTCCATTCGAACTGACAATTCCCtgcacaaaataatttatttactcaGAGATTCTTAATAAGAGTTTTCGTAATAAGTGCTTTTTTATAGGTTTAGTTATTGCTAAATCATTATTTAGAGTAGAATTTGACTCTGAAGTAAATTGTTTAGACTAAACTTAGCTATTAAGGAAGTTTACTGGTATTGGGACATTTTGATCGACCATATCGTTGattctacttttttttacgtaatactaaTTCCTTTTAGAAAATCTCAAACTGGATAATAGTATAGTAATTCTGTTACGACGTACTACAGTGaatactataaattatttagaagAGTACTTCAGTTTTATTCATCTacaataacaaattaaaaaagaagaatgaaataaaagctaGAAATCATTTGTACCAGCTTCCAGGTGGAACAAGTGCTCTTAAAATTACCTACGATCTTAATTCTCCACTAGTAACAAAGAACTAGGTGAAGACGTCAATTTCTTTCAACGACAAGTACGCCTTCATCCACGCCTCTTAATTGCACGGTACACGAACTGTGCAATCGCGTGTAGTGCACGTTCCATGGGACAGCCTTTAGTCATACACGCCGAGTCAGCCACTTCCGAGAGACGAAAAGGGGTTGAGAACCATTGTTCTCGGGCGGTGGTCGCCGACATGGGAACAACACGGCTCGGTCCCCACGACGGAAGGACACGATCCAATTTGCTCGATAAATCTGCGCTGATTTCTACGTAACGAGGGTCGCGCGTCTCTCGGCTTGATGCGTGGCACGCGCTTTGTCGCGTGCTTGTTGCCTGGTCGAGCGGATAGAGTgggaaaaggaaggaagaaaggaaacagCAACGGCGAAAAAAAAGAGACGAGAAGAGAAATAACAGACCAGGGTGTGGTACCAGAATTCACTTCGGACCAGGAcgagcaattaaaaatatgaaatccgTTCTCTTTTCTATGAACGACGAACGAATGAACGAGCCATGGGGGAACATAGTTTTAAAGGTCCACAGACATCATTAGCAGAACGGTTCAATTAACGAAGGAACCGTTCACGCGTGacgatcttttttttctttctctccctctctctttttttcaatttcctccAGGGATGGATTCTGACTGCTTTCGAACGAGTTTGCGCAGGGAGACGATCCGAATATGGACCGTTTCTGGTTACACAGGCTCCGCGATGAATCTTGATCGATTCAGTCAGGATGAAGAATATCCTGTTGATTAATGCCTCGACTGATGTCTTGATATGGTAGCCGGTATTAACAATTCCGCTCCCATCTAGATCATTTTGTACAAGAGTCTGGTCGAAGTGTTTATAAATGATGTTGTAGCAGCGATGGATAGAGTATGATTATTGGGAGGAGCCGTTGCTTCTTGGGTATGTAGTTTGTGTCGGGATTATTTCTTGCTCGAGTTACACGGAAGCTTAAAGTGTTCGGTTCCATCGAGGTTcgtccttttctctctttaaaagtatatttacaCATACCTTCGCTTTGCAACGAAgcattttgttttctttacaGTATCAAATGTTTATAATCACACAAAAGTAGTACTAAGATTAAGTGATACGAAGATAATcagtttaaattatttattattaattaatcagtATAAATACCATACCGTATAGTGATGTACGAATACATTTCGTGGTCGCTGTATCTCTTGTGcttaagtaaaaatatatataatatataaatcacattgtttttattatacaataatgtTACGTTTACGCAACTTATCCTTTGGCTCAACATCCCGAACTCTCAAGATCGAAGGAATGACCATTGCGTGTAATTACCATTTGTTACCCGATATTTAACTGATAATATGCTTTATAAATTCGAGAACGCCACTCCTAAGTCATCCCCCCGTCTATACGCTCCCTCGTGGTAATAGATTTTCTAATTACATTCAATTAACATTCTTCtcgaacgtattacgtcgtcCTATCGAACGTATCGTATATGCCTGGTTGTATCGCCAGCAAGAAGTCGTTAAACTCCCGATCGATCGAATATAATCGTTTCACTCTAATTAACGTCGCAACACTGACGCCCCTTACGAATCTTCCCTGTGCCCCTTTTTACCCCCGACGATTCATCAAAAGTACGCAACGTATCATAGCGCGCATTTCATCGACTGAACGATAAATCAACGCTTCCTCGTTACGGTGTCTCGGATAATTGAACGACCGACGCGGTTTGATAGAAACGTGTTCGTTGCTTCGACGAGGaagcttctctctctctctctctctctctctctctgttcatCGACCATACATGACCGCAACTATGAGCTTATAAGCCTCGTTTACGCTCCGTATAACGCTGAAAACTCACCACAAGGGACGCGCCATTCCTCCAATTATCAAATTCATCTTTAATTGACCAATTACTGGTTAGGTTGCTACACATACGGATTTCTTCTATGCGTCGAGAACTGGCGAttttattaagtaaaataaatgtagATCTAGTCGTTTTGAAATTAGCAATTGGTTACGATTGTTTAACTGTgcactttgaaaatttttatggtCCATGAAGTGGCAACTTCGGTACACTTTTACAGTGGAACGTTCTTTTCCATGAAAAGaattatgtttaataaatttactgaTACGTGGGAtaattttcatcttctttcattttttatcaatttatgtCATTGTAATTTGCTTTAGGGCTAACCCTTTCGATTCCAAGAACTTCCTACAGCAGAGGTCAccaagaaatatttcttcaacTCCTCATCCTGGTATGTGTAATATCGATCacattaaaaattcttgtaTTCACAAATCCGAAGATCGTTTCATATTCTGTAACATAGGATCCATGTCGTAGACTTTTCTTTCACCACGATACTTTCtagtatgaaaatttcatctctCATCTCATCTAAACTCCTACACGACCCTACAATATTCGCTCGATCTCGTTCTAACGAATCAACCCCCGACTCGTTCAGTAAATTACCATATTCTTTTCCCGTCAACATCTACcaaaagcaaaaagaaaagtagATTTATCGTCCCTTTCCATTTCTTCCGTACCATAAATCCTCGGAACGTAAGAGGGCAGGAAAAAGAAGGCGAATTCACGTAAAGGACACGTCTAGGACGATTGATGATCCTCTTCGGTGATGTTGCGTCCGGTCGTCGATGCGTACAGTGTCCGAGATCGACGATTTTCTCgacaagaaagagagaaagagagagcctACACGTTCAGATGAATCCGTGGAGAGACGGGAGGGCAAATAACGAGGATAATCAATCGGCCGTAGGAAGCGAGGAGTCCTGGAGGGGACAGGATGGGCGCGCCGAGGAAATATGTTGGATGACGTACGACGACGCCTCTGCGTCTTCTTTTCGACGCCGTGTAACCCCACCAAAGGAACCAATCGTCGACTTAATAAGACCATCAACCTGTTTTACGCGGTTGTCCATGCATCTTCCATCATCGAGAACCGCCATAACATTTTAATGTTCGTCGACGTAAACCAAGTCGTAGAAGCGTGTTCCGGTGCTATTAAATAGGTTAATGTCATTTAATCTTATGTGTCGTCGTGTTTAATGGGGGGTAAAGACCGACATGAAAGAGATTAAACGCTCTTTATAAATCTCTAGTTTAGATAATCCGAAGACAGATGATCCTAACCGAACGTTGGTAATTATCTATGAGAAACGAACGTGGAGCAAGAACTTCTTTCATTACCGAATCTGTCAAAGCGATGGCTTGTAGGACTGTTTTTCGTTTTTGATGCTGATTTTTGTTACGGGAAAAGTAACAGTTTTCCGTTTCAaatattcgttttcttttcttggaTCCAGAGCGATCGAATTTAAAACAGAATTTAATTTAGGAATCAATAGGTGAGTTGACGGATTTGATATAACGATGATTTTAGCGTTAAAGATCTAGGatcgttcaatttttcatttgtttttttctCGGAAACTTTCTCGCAGGAAGATCTGTTGCACTATCTCGAGGCGCTTCCGGTACACCGCATTAGTTCCCTGCTGCGAGGATTTTACTTGACTTTCCGTTTGCACCGTGTGGGCTGCCGCTGACCCCACGGTTGCTGAACCCACCATATGCCGACTACGGctaatatatatcgtttagAATGTTATTACACCATAAGGGACGttatttctttcatctttcCAATATCTCTGATGTTCGTTTAATAAGATACAGACAAATTTTCAGAAGAAACTTTACCATGACTCACAAGATATCGACTTTTGTTATgcgtaaataaatttatgaaaaatcacgactgaaaatgtaaattaagaaTTCCAGACAATACCATTGATTAGAAACTGCATAATTTTGgtgaatatattttctttgctATTCTCGCTCGAAGCTACGTCCCGAAGAATTCTCTGTGTCATTAACGataatttctaatatcttGATGCACGTTCTTTGTATCGATCGTCTTTTAATATCGACAGGGAAAGTTGAGAAAAAACGTCATAACAGAAAAGATTTATGATATCAATTGAAATAGCGAGCAAAAACTTGCCTCGATATTTTCTACGAAGTCATTCAATTTCTAAGAAGTCATCCAACTCCTCCGATTCCAccgtaaaatttctttcgcccCGTTACGTAGCAATGTTAGAAATTCCCGAGGAAACCGCGTGAAAAGTGGACCAGGACGCTttcgaaaataataatcatcTGCTACAATGACTCGACATGCTCGCAGAGCGAACTATGTTAATGCTTGACGAACGTCATTAAAGAGGAAATACGATCTACTCTCTTCAAAGGtctgtctctttctcgttCAACTTAGAATAACACAATCGAGTTGTAAAGCTCTTTCGTCATCAAGATACGGAACAATAAATCGATCATACACTTTTCAACGATGTAGACCATCACACAAGTCCATAATCCTAATGTTACATATTTGCATAAACGTTTAACTCTGCCACGAACCGGATAAAAGACTTTGAACGTTTGAAAAACATCCGACTATCACGCGGTTACAATTTTTTCCTATTCTCTTCGaacttaaaaaattgtttaagtaTACAAAAGTACGATTCACTGGCAAATTATGGATATTATATCGTACGTAGTTACGACGATTACGaaggataaaaatattcaagatcGATTTATCGGTaactttgtaataaaataacatgttGCGAAAAACGAGCAAATGTCTGGATGCTTCTACCAAGTAGATAGTGTACTTGATTTGTTTTCCTTAAACCCTGTCATTTTGGAAGCTGCACGATCGATCGTCTTCTCAGAGATCGTGAGACGATCGTCGATAGGACAGACAAAATGGAAGAGGACGAGTCGAAGGAACGAATCCTAATGTTCAACGGGGATCGTCCATCATTCTGCTAAACGTCTCACGTACGACGTAATCaaaagaatatagaaaatgGGACGCAAGGGCAATCATCTACTCTGCGAGTCGTAAAGTCGGATGAACGGAATTAAAGCTCGTGGGAATACGTGTAATATTCGACGTGACGCGAAATCAGGTTGCGTGGGTGAGAGAGTGCTCTGCTCTGGAAGAATTCTTCTATTAACACATTCCTTGACACCgagaaaaatagaattgaCAGTACTTTGACACTAAAACGACTAATGATAAATATACTATCAATTTACTTGCAACTTCGTTATACCATGAAATGAATATACCTAAGCGCATTCTAATCTCAATAACAGTTTACATTACTTTTAGCAAAAGGTTTATGTTTCAAGTAATTGTGAAAAACGACAAGTAAATGAAACCTGTTTGGGCAGATCTGGTAATCATGAGATTAAACTGGAATAAAAAAGGATTACATTAAAACAActtcgatcgaagaaaaataccACCTGTGCTAGATTCTTAatgttgtttaattttctgtCGCATCTACTATCTTAACCGTTTTAGCGCCATGCAGCGCGATCGCGCTATTCGCGTGCTGTGGTGAACTGTGTCGCGATGTTTGGTCGCGATCGTCAATTTGCAACGCGTTCGGTTTCGGTAACGAAAAGAAAGAGCAGCGCGATCGCATCGATTGGCATTTCTCGCAAATAAATGAACAAAACGCTATCGCGCTGCATGGCACAATCCGACTCGGATTCTTAAAAAAGTCTAGCATTAAAATGGTTAAAATTACagcaatatttcttttcttttctacccaatagaaattttatttctgcaaATTCGCGATCCTTGCATCGTGAACGGACGATGATCCCCGTACCAAAGAATTATCGCCGAAGAACATCCATCTTCAATAAGCAAAATCTCGATAACAGAATAATATAAGGAAACCTCATCAAACTTTGAAGATTCGAAGAACATCGAACGTCTAACTTGTCGAAATATATTCTGATCTTGTCCAGTGACTGGCACGAGGATTTAGTCGAGGCAataacgaaggaaaaagaggagTAAGTCGGTGCCATCTCCCGCGACGTCACCTTTGGCATTCGACGTCCTCTTGTCACGGTATATTCGGCTCTGTTGCGGAGGGATCACCCAATAAAAGAATTCAATCACGATCGATCCAAACCAACGATCACGCGACGacgttactttttttttaaaaaaaagggCACGAAGTTCACTGACGTATGatgacgataaaaaaaaaaactcggtTTCCAGGTCAAACGAACTGGTCTTAAGCATCAGATTACATAAATACAATGTTATCCTCGTGGGAATGGCGCATTATCCTGCTTCCTAACGTCCCAATCGAAATTATGCGGAGAAAAATACCAGGCGTACCATGATCCTCCATTTCGAGGCACGATATTATCGTAGACCATTACTCTGCTTTTACACTTTGAACATCGAGCTTCGATTTCATCCATTACCCGTAACATCATCCCTTATCGTCGAATACACGCGCCGTTTCTGGCTCGCTGATACCACAAGACTTTCTACTAACGTTTCTTTGGAATTTATAAGTATGTATGTAATGGAAGTAACATAGTTAGATTCTGAATTATGCATTTCGTTAAGGGTTTCTTCGTGTGTTGATAGATAATGCAAACTCTATCGGTGTCTtacgttttataaaaattactcgCGTCTCTCgcaaagatatttaattagaattattaatcGTCGAGATATGCTGAACGATTATGtcgtttaataattcttaaattctCTATAGAGTTGTCAACCCCTTGGAGGAATAGAGATAAAGCTACTCGATTAAAACTATTGAAATTACCAAAGTGTCATATCTCATATTCTTCAATAATAAAGACCTTTACCAACTTTTCAACCTGTCTTTCCAATTCTCCGAAGTAAGAAGAGAGAAATGAAGTTACTCGATTCAaatctaacgtaatactaatGTAACTAATACCTCATGTTCCCCGataatttctcatttctttACTAATCTTCCAACCACTTTTCCAACAAATCTTTTCACTTgattatcaatatttaaaaatcctcatatcgataataattattattaatcttccTACTATGTTTTCCCAGAGTACAAGCTATAGTTCACCGTCCATATGGTAGAAACTAGCCTCGG
The DNA window shown above is from Bombus fervidus isolate BK054 chromosome 8, iyBomFerv1, whole genome shotgun sequence and carries:
- the Jupiter gene encoding microtubule-associated protein Jupiter isoform X2: MTSTGTFQGFSDEKKKSSKVLKPPGGGSSDIFGAAPEETSPRRVKNHNQSQLGSALFGDAPNSNSNETPRNKPGNDSYNRLFGPPDAPPTTPNAKNHMRSNISLSGESTSSSVSSGAATSPAKSTGSTDSIAGVLNGYAASNGNNLTNDVTAFRRIKRFRGSSCLTRNPVTGDGVDVTPVRRSARRCRDGNPVTGTGYAESQNNGPAVQNGTSSSNSSEKSNDTSPAAKVPARTRVPPGGYSSGLW
- the Jupiter gene encoding microtubule-associated protein Jupiter isoform X4, whose translation is MATYATYRHVELDNVGYGKKRVLKPPGGGSSDIFGAAPEETSPRRVKNHNQSQLGSALFGDAPNSNSNETPRNKPGNDSYNRLFGPPDAPPTTPNAKNHMRSNISLSGESTSSSVSSGAATSPAKSTGSTDSIAGVLNGYAASNGNNLTNDVTGGSSCLTRNPVTGDGVDVTPVRRSARRCRDGNPVTGTGYAESQNNGPAVQNGTSSSNSSEKSNDTSPAAKVPARTRVPPGGYSSGLW
- the Jupiter gene encoding microtubule-associated protein Jupiter isoform X5, encoding MRVLKPPGGGSSDIFGAAPEETSPRRVKNHNQSQLGSALFGDAPNSNSNETPRNKPGNDSYNRLFGPPDAPPTTPNAKNHMRSNISLSGESTSSSVSSGAATSPAKSTGSTDSIAGVLNGYAASNGNNLTNDVTAFRRIKRFRGSSCLTRNPVTGDGVDVTPVRRSARRCRDGNPVTGTGYAESQNNGPAVQNGTSSSNSSEKSNDTSPAAKVPARTRVPPGGYSSGLW
- the Jupiter gene encoding microtubule-associated protein Jupiter isoform X6, with amino-acid sequence MATYATYRHVELDNVGYGKKRVLKPPGGGSSDIFGAAPEETSPRRVKNHNQSQLGSALFGDAPNSNSNETPRNKPGNDSYNRLFGPPDAPPTTPNAKNHMRSNISLSGESTSSSVSSGAATSPAKSTGSTDSIAGVLNGYAASNGNNLTNDVTDGNPVTGTGYAESQNNGPAVQNGTSSSNSSEKSNDTSPAAKVPARTRVPPGGYSSGLW
- the Jupiter gene encoding microtubule-associated protein Jupiter isoform X1; protein product: MATYATYRHVELDNVGYGKKRVLKPPGGGSSDIFGAAPEETSPRRVKNHNQSQLGSALFGDAPNSNSNETPRNKPGNDSYNRLFGPPDAPPTTPNAKNHMRSNISLSGESTSSSVSSGAATSPAKSTGSTDSIAGVLNGYAASNGNNLTNDVTAFRRIKRFRGSSCLTRNPVTGDGVDVTPVRRSARRCRDGNPVTGTGYAESQNNGPAVQNGTSSSNSSEKSNDTSPAAKVPARTRVPPGGYSSGLW
- the Jupiter gene encoding microtubule-associated protein Jupiter isoform X3 — protein: MWAGQDDTQRFKTRVLKPPGGGSSDIFGAAPEETSPRRVKNHNQSQLGSALFGDAPNSNSNETPRNKPGNDSYNRLFGPPDAPPTTPNAKNHMRSNISLSGESTSSSVSSGAATSPAKSTGSTDSIAGVLNGYAASNGNNLTNDVTAFRRIKRFRGSSCLTRNPVTGDGVDVTPVRRSARRCRDGNPVTGTGYAESQNNGPAVQNGTSSSNSSEKSNDTSPAAKVPARTRVPPGGYSSGLW